CTGCCTGCCCCTTGTGTCAGGCCAATTTGGATACCAGACAGCAAGAGGGCACACCGAAAATGCCGGTGTTTTACATCACTGAGCTGATGGGGGTGGCCCTGGGCATGCCCCAGTATAAAAAGTGGTTTAAAAAACACCTTGTGGACCCGATGCCATTACTTAAGGAAAAGGGACTTGTTTAGGACAGTGTTAAGGTTATTAAGTGTTTAATTTTTTACCAGAAAGGTTGATGGCTGTGAAACAGCAAAGGGTTGGTGCGGTGTTGGTGGTTGGCGGCGGTATTGCCGGAATGCAGGCTGCCGCTGACCTTGCCGAAGGCGGCTTTCTGGTTTATTTGGCCACTGCCGATGACTCCTTGGGGGGCCGCATGGCCATGCTGGACAAAACCTTCCCCACCAATGAATGCTCCATGTGCCTGTTAGGCCCCCGCATGACCGGGAGCCTCAGCCATGCTAATATAAAGCTAATAACCCGAGCCACCCTTGCGGAACTGCAAGGTGAGCCCGGCAATTTTAATGCGGTGCTAGATCGGCAGCCCCGGTATGTGGATGAAAGCCGCTGCACCGGTTGCGGTCAATGTGCCGAGGTATGCCCGGTAAAGGTGACTGATCAATTTAATGGCGGCCTTTCCCGGCGCAAAGCCATTTATAAGCAATTTCCCCAGGCGGTGCCCAACAAGTATGCAATTGATGCGAAAAACTGTATTAACTGCAAGCGCTGCGCCAAGGAATGCGGCACCGGTGCCATAGACTACAGCCAGCAGCCGGAACAACTAACCATCCCGGTGGGGGCAGTGATATTGGCACCGGGATTTCAGTCATTTGATGCCACCGTTCTTGGTCAATACGGTTTGGGCCATTACCCCAACGTGGTAAGTAACATCCAGTTTGAGCGTATGCTGTCTTCCACCGGGCCCACCGGCGGGCAGATCAGGCGCCCATCCGATGGGGAAGTGCCGAAAAAAATAGCCTTTATCCAATGTGTTGGCTCCAGGGATTGCCGCCCTAACCAGGGGGCAGAGTATTGTTCCGGAGTTTGCTGTATGGCTTCAATAAAGGAAGCGGTAATTGCCAGAGAACATCATCCGGAAATAGAGCCCACCATATTTTACTTGGATATACGGGCCCATGGAAAAAACTTTGACCGTTATGTGGAACGGGCTAAAGAGCAAGGCATTACCCTGAACAGGGCACTGATATCGTCAGTTAAGGAAGACCCTGCTACGGCCAACTTAACCCTGCGACATTATTGCCGGGGGGAGGTGCTGGCGGAGCAATTTGATCTGGTGGTACTGGCCAGCGGTGTTCGCCCGCACCAATCGGCAAAGGAGCTGGCCCGGGCGGCGGGAATAGAATTAAACCGGTATGGGTTTGTAAAAACAGATGAAGCAAACCCCGTTCAAACCACTAGAATGGGGGTATTTGCCGCCGGTGGTTTCATCGGCCCCCGTGACATTCCGGAAACGGTGGTGAACGGTGCTGCCGCTGCAGCCTCTGCGGCCCGGTTGCTAAAGGATGCCAGGGGTACCATGGAAGAGGTGGTGGAATATCCACCGGAGCTGAATGTTATGGATGAAGAAGCCCGGGTGGGGGTCTTTGTATGCCGTTGCGGCACTAACATTGCCGGGGTGGTTGATGTTCCGGCAGTGGTGGAGTGTATCGGCAAGCTGCCGGGGGTAGAGTATGCCTGTGAGTTTACCTACAGCTGCTCACAACAGTCCCTGCAGCAAATTACAGATATTATTCGCCGCCGGCGGCTAAACAGGGTGGTGGTGGCTGCCTGCTCCGTCCGTACCCATCTGCCCTTGTTTCAACAGGCCATTAAGCAGGCGGGGCTAAACCCTTACTACTTGGAAATGGCCAATATCAGGGACCACTGCTCCTGGGTGCACCGGGAATACCCCGATGCGGCCACCCGGAAGGCCAAGGATTTAACAGCCATGGCCCTTGGTAAAGTGCGTGAGAATAAACCACTGCACCCCCAGCAGGCACCGGTTGTCCAAAGCTCACTGGTGGTTGGAGGGGGCATTGCGGGCCTCACCGCTGCCCTTTCACTTGCTGACCAGGGCTATGGTGTCTATCTGTTAGAAAGGCAGCCCCGGTTAGGGGGCATGGTGCAGCGGCTTCCTTTATATAATAAAATCCTTGAGGATAAGATAGCGGCGGTGACGGAACACCCCAACATTACTGTCTATATGGATGCTCAACTAAGGGAGTGTGCCGGCAGAATAGGCAGTTTTACATCCACCGTACAAACAGCAGGCGGTCAAGTGCAGCTGCAGCACGGCACAGTGATTATTGCCACCGGCCATGAACCTGCGGAGGTGGACCGGTATCTGTACGGCAAGGATCGGCGGGTAATTACCCGGCTGGAAATGGAAGACCGTTTAAATAAAAAAGAACTT
This genomic interval from Desulfofalx alkaliphila DSM 12257 contains the following:
- a CDS encoding FAD-dependent oxidoreductase, whose protein sequence is MFNFLPERLMAVKQQRVGAVLVVGGGIAGMQAAADLAEGGFLVYLATADDSLGGRMAMLDKTFPTNECSMCLLGPRMTGSLSHANIKLITRATLAELQGEPGNFNAVLDRQPRYVDESRCTGCGQCAEVCPVKVTDQFNGGLSRRKAIYKQFPQAVPNKYAIDAKNCINCKRCAKECGTGAIDYSQQPEQLTIPVGAVILAPGFQSFDATVLGQYGLGHYPNVVSNIQFERMLSSTGPTGGQIRRPSDGEVPKKIAFIQCVGSRDCRPNQGAEYCSGVCCMASIKEAVIAREHHPEIEPTIFYLDIRAHGKNFDRYVERAKEQGITLNRALISSVKEDPATANLTLRHYCRGEVLAEQFDLVVLASGVRPHQSAKELARAAGIELNRYGFVKTDEANPVQTTRMGVFAAGGFIGPRDIPETVVNGAAAAASAARLLKDARGTMEEVVEYPPELNVMDEEARVGVFVCRCGTNIAGVVDVPAVVECIGKLPGVEYACEFTYSCSQQSLQQITDIIRRRRLNRVVVAACSVRTHLPLFQQAIKQAGLNPYYLEMANIRDHCSWVHREYPDAATRKAKDLTAMALGKVRENKPLHPQQAPVVQSSLVVGGGIAGLTAALSLADQGYGVYLLERQPRLGGMVQRLPLYNKILEDKIAAVTEHPNITVYMDAQLRECAGRIGSFTSTVQTAGGQVQLQHGTVIIATGHEPAEVDRYLYGKDRRVITRLEMEDRLNKKELEDIDKVVFIQCVGSREKGREYCSRTCCNQTVRQALEIKNLRPHTSVFVLYRDMRTYGFAEGDYLKAREQGVIFINYAPEQPPRVQSSDSHLTVDIYDPVGQVQLTLAAELLVLANGVEAAKDLHKLAGLFKLPLNEDRFFVETHAKLSPLDVPRPGIFICGGAHSPQHVAETIAQAQGAAARAAAVLSKPHLLAGGSVARVIAEKCAACLTCVRVCPFSIPIIGADNTAEINGVQCQGCGTCAGACPNGAIVLEHYHTNQLTEKVKAMFGLGGGRA